The Paenibacillus uliginis N3/975 genome has a window encoding:
- a CDS encoding WIAG-tail domain, with translation IAESSIDYRHLTPGAIESLAVQDDSITGNKIADGTITSQHLADEAVTEDHLAPASVFPKHMSFTPIRSTDAQPAVQQYGLTAFAIPAGENTTEVIVNFEEPFASVNYVIVAMSNHPGFQVSLKLQRSDVTVLEVTRQPNCNSSYGFLSWIAIGPSQ, from the coding sequence ATTGCCGAAAGTTCCATCGACTACCGTCATCTCACACCAGGGGCGATAGAGTCCCTTGCCGTACAGGATGACAGTATTACGGGAAACAAGATTGCGGACGGAACGATTACCAGTCAGCATCTTGCCGATGAAGCCGTCACAGAGGATCATCTTGCACCGGCCTCCGTATTCCCAAAGCATATGTCCTTCACACCGATCCGGAGTACCGATGCTCAGCCTGCAGTCCAGCAGTACGGTTTGACCGCGTTCGCAATTCCGGCAGGAGAAAACACGACCGAAGTGATCGTCAACTTTGAAGAGCCGTTTGCATCTGTTAATTACGTCATCGTTGCCATGAGCAATCATCCTGGCTTCCAAGTATCACTTAAACTTCAAAGAAGCGACGTCACCGTCCTGGAAGTCACACGCCAACCAAACTGCAATTCAAGCTACGGATTTTTATCCTGGATTGCTATCGGTCCATCCCAATAA
- a CDS encoding DUF3888 domain-containing protein, giving the protein MRKGWIVFTLILTLFMGWEGSCFAEVKNPQESRELQFQDMLMLFLLPHIEQKLDEVYSSLLTVSPEQYPYFIDIEHVERLNGYMGNTRLRAL; this is encoded by the coding sequence TTGAGAAAAGGATGGATTGTTTTTACTTTGATTTTAACCCTGTTTATGGGGTGGGAGGGGTCTTGCTTTGCAGAAGTGAAGAACCCTCAAGAATCCAGAGAGCTGCAATTTCAAGATATGCTAATGCTGTTCCTGTTACCTCATATAGAGCAAAAACTTGATGAAGTTTATTCAAGCCTGCTGACCGTCTCACCCGAACAGTATCCTTATTTTATTGATATCGAACATGTAGAGCGATTAAATGGGTACATGGGAAATACTAGGCTGAGAGCACTTTAA
- a CDS encoding sensor histidine kinase: MKWRLTGRFLTSVVLIVVMVVSMNFLLIAMLLIGQSSWFGPIFNKQETSAEEITRAFHEHIVFTDQQEVNVTAEGKEILDHAQAWIQILDEDGNQRYGYHVPQGVKMKYTPFDIVQMYKYREIDGDTTVFIGEKQAGQTAYSYFIGFENRYLQRNVLLLDYREVGRFLKIGSLLLIGIDALIALFIAYLFSKRLTEPLHALMDGIKSLANKKYDLHNRPKGIYKEMFQHVHNLSKELRANEHKQRQMDKMKEEWIGNISHDIKTPLASIQGYAELMKEVEYRLSVEEMQEYAAIIEQKALYLEEVIEDLNLSTRLKNKQLAVRREPVNLVSVVRDVVIDRLNDPRHAERTIEFHCSAERLVKDVDKILMQRVIGNLIDNAIVHNDESVVIQVSIEQEYKGRVRIAVADNGKGIQKEELERIFDRYYRGTNTGDRHKGSGLGMAIAHDIIIAHDGMITADSQPGHGTTIEIVL, from the coding sequence ATGAAATGGAGATTGACTGGCAGATTTTTAACATCAGTTGTGCTGATCGTTGTGATGGTGGTGTCCATGAATTTTCTGCTCATAGCGATGCTGCTTATCGGCCAGTCATCCTGGTTCGGGCCTATCTTCAATAAGCAGGAGACATCTGCAGAAGAGATCACCAGAGCATTCCACGAACATATCGTCTTCACTGATCAACAGGAGGTCAATGTGACCGCCGAAGGCAAGGAAATACTAGATCACGCGCAAGCCTGGATTCAGATTTTAGATGAGGATGGCAATCAGCGGTATGGTTATCATGTGCCGCAAGGCGTCAAGATGAAATACACTCCGTTTGACATCGTTCAGATGTACAAGTATCGAGAGATTGACGGCGATACAACGGTGTTTATCGGTGAAAAGCAGGCGGGGCAGACCGCTTACAGCTATTTTATTGGCTTTGAGAATCGGTATTTACAACGGAATGTGCTGCTTTTAGATTACCGGGAAGTAGGGCGGTTTCTTAAAATAGGGAGCCTGCTACTTATTGGGATTGATGCGCTCATTGCACTGTTCATTGCCTATTTATTCAGCAAGCGGCTTACGGAGCCGCTGCATGCGCTCATGGACGGGATCAAAAGTTTGGCCAACAAAAAATACGATCTGCATAATCGGCCTAAAGGTATCTATAAAGAAATGTTTCAGCATGTCCACAACCTATCCAAGGAGTTGCGTGCGAATGAGCACAAGCAGCGGCAAATGGATAAAATGAAGGAAGAATGGATCGGCAACATTTCTCATGATATTAAGACGCCGCTCGCTTCCATTCAGGGGTATGCGGAATTGATGAAGGAGGTAGAATATCGCCTCTCTGTTGAGGAGATGCAGGAGTATGCTGCGATCATTGAACAGAAGGCGCTCTATCTGGAGGAAGTGATCGAGGATCTCAATCTGTCGACCCGACTCAAGAACAAACAGCTCGCTGTCCGGCGGGAGCCTGTCAATCTTGTGTCAGTTGTGCGGGATGTCGTTATTGACCGGTTGAACGATCCGAGGCATGCAGAGCGGACAATTGAGTTTCATTGCAGTGCCGAACGGTTGGTCAAAGACGTTGACAAAATCTTAATGCAGCGGGTGATCGGCAATCTGATCGACAATGCGATTGTTCATAACGATGAGAGTGTGGTCATTCAAGTAAGTATCGAGCAGGAGTACAAAGGACGCGTTCGTATTGCTGTGGCCGATAATGGCAAGGGCATTCAGAAAGAGGAACTGGAACGGATCTTCGACCGTTACTATCGGGGGACGAATACTGGGGATAGGCATAAAGGCTCCGGTCTAGGTATGGCGATCGCACATGATATTATTATTGCGCATGATGGTATGATTACAGCGGATAGTCAGCCGGGTCATGGCACTACAATCGAGATTGTGTTGTAA
- a CDS encoding response regulator transcription factor translates to MALLRKVLIVDDEEDLLRLLKTVLGKEGIEHVYTAVTVADGWRQFQEKQPDLVLLDIMLPDGEGYELCKQIRSVSQVPVLFLSAKTEEIDKLLGLAIGGDDYITKPFSPKEVAYRIKAHFRRADYQQVQVKPDPVIQAGPFLYDEQKMELRKNGNSIELKPKELGLFTHMLRHPNQIISKEKLCLHVWGEDFIGYDNTVMVHIRRLREKIEDNPSNPVYLVTVKGLGYKLVIKDE, encoded by the coding sequence ATGGCGCTATTGAGAAAAGTGCTAATTGTCGACGATGAAGAGGATTTGCTGCGTCTGCTTAAGACGGTGCTCGGCAAGGAAGGCATTGAACATGTCTATACCGCTGTAACGGTGGCAGATGGTTGGCGGCAATTTCAGGAGAAGCAGCCGGATCTGGTATTGCTCGACATTATGCTGCCGGACGGGGAAGGCTATGAGCTCTGTAAGCAGATTCGAAGCGTCTCGCAAGTTCCAGTCTTGTTTCTGTCCGCCAAGACGGAAGAAATCGATAAATTGCTCGGTCTCGCCATAGGTGGCGATGATTATATCACGAAGCCGTTCAGCCCGAAAGAAGTGGCTTATCGCATTAAAGCCCATTTTCGCCGGGCGGATTACCAACAGGTTCAAGTAAAGCCGGACCCCGTCATTCAGGCGGGGCCGTTTCTCTACGATGAACAGAAGATGGAGCTGCGCAAGAACGGAAACTCGATTGAGCTAAAACCGAAGGAACTGGGGTTGTTCACCCACATGCTCCGCCATCCCAACCAGATTATCAGCAAAGAAAAATTATGCTTGCATGTATGGGGTGAGGATTTCATCGGCTACGATAATACGGTGATGGTCCATATTCGTCGTTTGCGCGAGAAAATCGAGGATAATCCATCCAATCCAGTCTATCTGGTCACAGTGAAGGGATTGGGGTACAAGCTGGTCATAAAGGATGAATAG
- a CDS encoding M1 family metallopeptidase has translation MNHLQRKNISTRIVACSLVFSVMASPIVGTGIVKAAPVNAPASSAHQAKEQATTNSPIRYQIDARLDEKTMTLHGSETVIYKNTSKDSLRELVFHTFADANRSESTQAQMFASANAQIRKDNPDKQAADFLGGIDILQVKETGKQLVFENKQQVLTVKLDRELKPGETVTAQVDFKVKIPYGSHRLSYYQNIINGAHWFPVMSVYEGSKHQWDRTPYSTSFESDYYTVSDYEVQLNVPASYQVSMPGMITVQDAEAGRKTVATTANRTREFVFFASPDYKVERDTRDGLTVEYYYFDNGPGKEKVIEAYIDQAFKAIQFFNDKYGEYPYPEFRIVESHVEGLAVEFSRLIQMGMIKGNPDVEGHTAFVHEIAHQWFHSLIGNNSETESFLDEGFADFSTVYFSEKQGDVMNGFKSIQLDEGAFDTAISASNTEVGDLWQPVYYHKGRQAIYQLYRTVGEEKFDLFMKAYFNRFVYQNATIDGLLETIGETLGKEAQSEIEQALRQPNFELKPEYQLTDAERAEYMHEMMKSMYHGVLAQNPDLPFETISRIMDKTLQGEPLTVVLSESASKKAKAQQQAVLKSLQTTFDIFGIQQPTVLSERQVIKKKLKNELANSNVIVIGSAATNPLVQALKPGIIKRADDIGFKWKATMSKPNTAGAYIIKHPHNQKRLLLHFFWTGDQLSTASAEDYNAMISKSMSFSSAFYQFYLMDQTGKLVMEKKNDNAISELFE, from the coding sequence ATGAATCATTTGCAACGAAAAAACATTTCAACTCGAATCGTAGCCTGTTCGCTTGTATTCTCAGTAATGGCTAGCCCGATCGTCGGTACAGGCATTGTTAAGGCGGCACCCGTAAATGCACCTGCATCGTCTGCCCATCAGGCAAAAGAGCAAGCAACTACAAACAGTCCGATTCGATATCAAATTGATGCCCGATTGGATGAGAAGACGATGACCTTGCACGGCAGTGAGACGGTCATCTACAAAAATACATCGAAGGACAGCTTGCGTGAGTTGGTCTTCCATACATTCGCTGATGCGAATCGATCGGAGTCTACGCAAGCCCAGATGTTTGCCTCGGCGAATGCCCAGATTCGCAAGGACAATCCAGATAAGCAGGCGGCCGATTTTCTTGGCGGCATCGATATTTTGCAAGTAAAAGAGACAGGAAAGCAGCTTGTGTTTGAGAACAAACAACAAGTACTGACAGTGAAGCTTGATCGTGAGTTGAAACCCGGTGAAACGGTAACCGCTCAAGTGGACTTCAAGGTTAAAATTCCTTACGGTTCGCATCGACTGTCGTATTATCAAAATATAATTAATGGGGCACACTGGTTCCCTGTGATGTCCGTTTATGAAGGCAGTAAACATCAGTGGGATCGAACGCCGTACAGCACTTCATTCGAATCCGATTATTATACGGTCTCCGATTACGAGGTTCAACTGAATGTACCGGCATCATATCAGGTATCCATGCCGGGTATGATTACTGTACAAGATGCCGAAGCTGGCCGCAAGACGGTAGCAACGACAGCTAACCGTACGCGTGAGTTTGTCTTTTTCGCGAGTCCAGATTATAAGGTGGAGCGAGATACGCGTGACGGACTGACAGTAGAGTATTACTACTTTGACAATGGGCCAGGAAAAGAAAAGGTCATCGAGGCTTACATTGATCAGGCCTTTAAGGCGATTCAATTCTTCAACGACAAGTATGGCGAATATCCATATCCCGAATTCCGAATTGTGGAATCGCATGTAGAAGGGCTGGCAGTTGAATTCTCACGCCTCATTCAGATGGGGATGATCAAGGGGAATCCTGATGTAGAAGGCCATACTGCGTTCGTACATGAAATTGCGCATCAATGGTTTCATTCCTTGATTGGCAATAACTCGGAGACCGAGTCATTTCTGGATGAAGGTTTTGCGGACTTCTCTACAGTATATTTTTCGGAAAAACAAGGGGATGTCATGAATGGGTTTAAGTCCATTCAGCTTGACGAGGGCGCATTCGATACGGCGATCAGTGCCTCCAATACGGAGGTTGGCGATCTGTGGCAACCAGTTTACTACCACAAGGGGCGTCAAGCCATATATCAATTGTATCGCACTGTTGGTGAAGAGAAATTTGACCTGTTCATGAAGGCTTATTTCAACCGATTCGTTTATCAGAATGCGACCATTGACGGTTTGCTTGAGACGATTGGCGAGACTTTAGGCAAAGAGGCGCAAAGCGAGATAGAACAGGCGTTGCGGCAGCCTAATTTCGAGCTGAAGCCCGAGTATCAGCTAACGGATGCTGAGAGGGCAGAGTACATGCATGAGATGATGAAATCTATGTACCACGGTGTACTAGCTCAGAATCCGGATTTGCCGTTTGAGACGATAAGCCGGATCATGGATAAAACGCTGCAAGGCGAGCCGTTGACGGTGGTGCTCAGTGAATCGGCGAGCAAGAAAGCGAAGGCGCAGCAGCAAGCGGTACTGAAATCATTACAGACGACGTTTGATATTTTCGGCATTCAACAGCCTACGGTTCTCTCGGAACGGCAAGTGATCAAAAAGAAGCTCAAGAACGAACTCGCAAACAGCAATGTCATTGTAATTGGCTCTGCCGCAACGAATCCGCTCGTTCAGGCGTTAAAACCGGGGATTATTAAGCGTGCGGATGATATCGGCTTTAAATGGAAGGCCACAATGAGTAAACCGAATACAGCTGGGGCGTATATTATCAAACATCCGCACAATCAGAAACGTTTGCTATTACATTTTTTCTGGACAGGAGATCAATTAAGCACTGCGAGTGCGGAGGACTATAATGCGATGATATCTAAGTCAATGAGTTTCAGCAGCGCATTCTATCAGTTTTACCTCATGGATCAGACCGGCAAGCTGGTGATGGAGAAGAAAAATGATAATGCGATCTCGGAATTGTTTGAATAG
- a CDS encoding sporulation protein YjcZ, which produces MGDVGGYGGGFGSTVGIVLVLFILLVIILGAFV; this is translated from the coding sequence ATGGGTGATGTAGGAGGATACGGCGGAGGATTCGGCAGCACAGTAGGAATAGTTCTGGTATTGTTCATCTTGCTGGTTATCATCTTAGGTGCTTTCGTTTAA
- a CDS encoding phage holin family protein, giving the protein MEWSMIFELIDPRLFLVVAACWVIGYMLKKTPKVPDWSIVYIVVVFAVVFAVGLIGWSMEAIIQGILTGAFAVFGHQAVKQAIKGAGDK; this is encoded by the coding sequence ATGGAATGGAGCATGATTTTTGAATTGATCGATCCGAGGTTGTTTCTTGTTGTCGCGGCTTGTTGGGTAATTGGCTACATGTTAAAGAAAACGCCAAAGGTACCGGATTGGAGCATCGTTTATATTGTTGTTGTGTTTGCTGTCGTTTTTGCTGTGGGCCTGATTGGATGGAGCATGGAAGCAATTATCCAGGGCATACTGACTGGCGCATTTGCTGTATTCGGGCATCAGGCTGTTAAACAGGCTATAAAAGGGGCTGGCGATAAGTAA
- a CDS encoding PsbP-related protein, giving the protein MKGLGKFSVLLLSLTVVLTACSSGKNEPTNAPASFNNESTTEESAVPASTSTETEKEKDKVEVETTSYKGDGFSLSFPSSWEATELNIPLIVAAFVDSNPKHGFGDNLNVTVEDSSASAKEAADLTVSQLSSGAGGEAIKDYKKIDYKDHSVSGNKTAGVLKSQYNQPQSGATVILTQYFVSTGTKLYTASITFSEESYKNGGEEMVQKIIDSFQVTETVATSTSTDSNTEKATANTNAADMMSVLVPNIIENGVVNEKTYNYIVNNHELFPAVTAESKKAASAKVDKNITSRHLFKNINPYLDKMVEVSGYVVEVTEEQIDENTTIAEVHIMDDNDNSIVGIYLNSTGDILDEDYVTMRGVPTIQYSFENVGGGTTIAVLLTVSTLKKIQ; this is encoded by the coding sequence ATGAAAGGTTTAGGAAAGTTTTCAGTATTACTATTGTCATTAACTGTTGTTTTGACTGCGTGTAGCTCTGGAAAAAACGAGCCCACGAACGCGCCAGCATCGTTTAACAATGAGTCAACAACCGAAGAAAGTGCTGTACCAGCAAGTACTTCAACTGAAACAGAGAAAGAGAAAGATAAAGTCGAAGTAGAAACAACATCATATAAGGGTGATGGTTTTTCATTATCGTTTCCCTCCTCATGGGAAGCTACTGAGCTCAACATTCCATTAATAGTAGCGGCATTTGTTGACTCTAACCCGAAGCATGGTTTTGGAGACAATCTTAATGTAACGGTTGAAGATTCTTCTGCATCAGCGAAAGAAGCAGCTGATCTGACAGTATCCCAATTATCCAGTGGTGCTGGAGGGGAAGCTATTAAAGATTATAAAAAGATAGATTACAAGGATCATTCTGTTTCCGGTAACAAAACTGCTGGTGTCCTAAAATCCCAGTATAATCAACCACAGTCAGGAGCCACAGTTATTTTGACGCAATACTTTGTGTCGACTGGAACGAAACTTTATACAGCATCCATTACCTTCTCAGAAGAATCCTATAAAAACGGCGGAGAAGAAATGGTCCAAAAGATCATTGATTCCTTCCAAGTAACTGAAACCGTGGCAACCAGTACGAGTACAGATTCAAATACTGAAAAAGCTACAGCGAATACGAATGCAGCCGATATGATGTCAGTGCTTGTTCCTAATATAATTGAAAACGGAGTTGTTAACGAAAAAACATATAATTACATTGTTAACAACCACGAACTGTTCCCTGCAGTCACCGCCGAATCGAAAAAGGCCGCAAGTGCTAAAGTGGATAAAAACATAACCTCACGCCACCTGTTCAAGAATATCAATCCTTATTTGGACAAAATGGTGGAGGTAAGTGGATACGTTGTTGAGGTTACAGAAGAGCAAATCGATGAAAACACCACCATCGCTGAGGTTCACATCATGGATGACAACGATAATTCTATAGTTGGTATCTACCTTAACTCAACGGGTGACATCCTGGATGAGGACTATGTTACGATGCGGGGTGTGCCAACAATTCAATACTCATTCGAGAATGTTGGCGGTGGAACAACAATCGCTGTTCTTTTAACAGTATCAACTCTTAAAAAGATTCAATAA
- a CDS encoding alpha/beta fold hydrolase: protein MTSTNINGYSMHYIDRGKGTAILFIHPPVLTSLNFIYQIEGLSPYFRTIAFDIRGHGKSEPSKQAVTYPLIVEDIKQLIDQLGIEKIFLCGYSTGGSVVLEFLLTHPDRAWGGIVIGGMSEVNDRRLRNRISLGAVFSKIGAVGTIAFSTAWNQAKNVSLFRDLFNDAKKGNAKNAEQYYRYSLKYNCSSQLQEIHLPVLLVYGEKDKHFHPYANMLHQRLPKSELVFIKKVDHRIPTKAPGVLNERIKQFISRFSN, encoded by the coding sequence ATGACTTCCACCAACATAAACGGATACTCGATGCATTATATTGATCGCGGAAAAGGAACCGCTATCCTCTTTATTCATCCACCGGTACTGACAAGCTTAAATTTCATATACCAAATCGAAGGGTTGTCGCCTTATTTTCGAACCATTGCTTTTGACATCAGAGGACATGGCAAGAGTGAGCCTTCCAAACAAGCGGTTACTTATCCTTTAATCGTTGAGGATATCAAACAGTTGATAGACCAGTTAGGCATCGAAAAAATATTTTTGTGCGGATATTCTACTGGGGGTTCGGTTGTGCTTGAGTTTCTCTTGACTCATCCCGACCGGGCATGGGGAGGTATCGTCATCGGCGGAATGTCTGAAGTGAATGACAGGCGTCTAAGAAACAGAATATCTTTGGGGGCTGTTTTCTCAAAAATCGGAGCAGTCGGCACGATCGCTTTTTCCACTGCCTGGAATCAAGCTAAAAATGTTTCTTTATTCCGTGATTTATTCAATGATGCGAAAAAAGGAAATGCCAAAAATGCGGAACAGTATTACCGATATAGCTTGAAGTATAACTGTTCCTCGCAACTCCAGGAAATTCATCTTCCCGTCCTGCTCGTTTACGGGGAAAAAGACAAGCACTTCCATCCTTACGCCAACATGTTGCATCAACGATTGCCGAAAAGTGAGTTGGTTTTCATTAAAAAAGTCGATCACCGGATTCCGACGAAAGCCCCCGGAGTATTAAACGAACGGATCAAGCAGTTCATAAGCCGTTTCAGCAACTAA
- a CDS encoding DUF421 domain-containing protein, whose amino-acid sequence MSEHLIILLRSISAFVMLLLITRILGKQTLSTMNFHDFVTAIIMGSIAGNMAFNYKIEVVYFIISLVAVTGTSFILTKTVLKSRKFRMWVEGTPTVLIESGKILEDNLKKNNLTMDSLNQLLRQKDIFDLNEVEHVLLEINGKISVMKKREYKSTILKDLRKGISGAQQFPIELIMDGEVLHGNFDANNISQEWLTTQLKSRGKREQDVFYAVKGSDGQLYIDFYKDKIKHPIDVE is encoded by the coding sequence TTGAGCGAGCATCTGATAATCTTACTACGTAGTATTTCTGCTTTTGTAATGCTACTCTTGATCACACGAATCTTAGGAAAACAAACACTTTCCACTATGAACTTCCATGATTTTGTTACAGCTATCATTATGGGATCTATCGCTGGGAATATGGCATTTAATTATAAAATAGAGGTAGTCTACTTTATTATCTCGCTTGTTGCTGTTACAGGTACATCATTTATATTAACTAAGACTGTACTAAAGAGCAGAAAATTTCGCATGTGGGTAGAAGGTACACCAACAGTTCTTATTGAAAGTGGAAAAATTCTTGAAGATAATCTTAAAAAGAACAATCTAACCATGGATTCATTAAACCAATTGCTCAGACAAAAAGATATTTTTGACTTAAACGAGGTCGAGCATGTGCTTCTTGAAATCAATGGTAAAATATCCGTTATGAAAAAAAGAGAATACAAAAGTACTATCCTGAAAGATTTGAGAAAAGGGATAAGTGGTGCCCAACAGTTTCCCATCGAGCTTATTATGGATGGAGAGGTATTGCATGGAAATTTTGACGCTAATAATATTTCTCAAGAATGGTTGACAACTCAGCTGAAATCACGTGGGAAAAGAGAACAGGATGTATTTTATGCAGTCAAAGGAAGTGATGGACAGCTATACATTGATTTTTATAAGGATAAAATCAAGCATCCTATAGATGTGGAGTAA
- a CDS encoding helix-turn-helix domain-containing protein, with the protein MAKKKRRTRRPPLNELHYAAIDLLSDVPTRNHEDISHILGISRMTLYRWRQRDDFDRELGKAITRKVRAKHPHRKLRWELNTPAQVERFFIASGWLT; encoded by the coding sequence ATGGCGAAGAAGAAACGCCGAACACGACGGCCACCGCTGAACGAATTACATTACGCTGCGATAGACTTATTATCGGATGTACCAACGCGAAATCACGAAGATATATCGCACATACTAGGGATCAGCCGCATGACTCTTTATCGCTGGCGTCAACGTGATGATTTCGATAGGGAATTAGGCAAGGCAATTACGAGGAAGGTTCGAGCAAAACATCCACATCGGAAGTTGCGTTGGGAACTCAATACGCCTGCGCAAGTAGAGCGTTTCTTTATAGCTTCGGGATGGTTGACGTAA
- a CDS encoding DUF2577 family protein, producing MALLIEGGPVSQFKALVREIGHNKDVDIEFATILAPLPDIRIKIDNMPIELDADDVTVCEHLRDHKREVTINGGEVVEMTVMSPIKAGDRVAVAMYADNQGYLVIDRI from the coding sequence GTGGCGTTATTAATCGAAGGCGGGCCCGTTAGTCAATTCAAGGCGCTCGTTAGAGAGATCGGCCATAACAAAGACGTCGATATAGAGTTCGCGACTATTCTCGCACCGCTACCGGACATACGCATAAAAATCGATAATATGCCGATAGAGTTAGACGCGGATGACGTAACAGTCTGCGAGCATCTACGCGACCATAAACGCGAGGTAACGATTAATGGCGGTGAAGTCGTCGAGATGACCGTCATGTCTCCGATAAAGGCTGGCGACCGTGTTGCCGTGGCGATGTACGCGGATAATCAGGGATATCTCGTAATAGATCGGATTTAA